A genomic stretch from Clostridia bacterium includes:
- a CDS encoding right-handed parallel beta-helix repeat-containing protein, protein MHISDFNKPIIKTEINANAFGITTDKAFDASLLQNAINHCKENGIDRLTVDPGIYRITIQKPLEIFDMHNFELNGNGARFIFYSPINHLQTMMYFKLENCSNTQICNLNIDWDWETAPLASLVKVVKRTPEFVDLEYMEERPLPDTSLFITLNQVNPETFTPGVEDGTEYIGPKRFSEEPFTKREKISEKVYRCHLDPTTLNDRYFKEGTFYLVRHFVYNGGCFTLKNCEHISLTDVTIYSIPGFGLHVSGHSHHLLFHRFKITLPDFEKRYITATVDGVHVTRSDGYMLFEECDLGYQGDDCINIHTWVEMGVEKLSADTFRYKNTKYSADKQGELLEFRNGDLSPTGFFATILNIKQQDGWSVLTLDKEIPDSIKPDSVIFNRSYDSGHYEIRNCYFHETRARGILAQADNGIIENCTFYRIQGAAIQIETGASPLWSEGMGVENLMIRNNKIKECDINDWDKGVIYMSTFLPAGIPIQNTKHPNPTTTVGDSGADFRTAYPMFKNITFENNTIEEYPRRAMILTSFDGVHLKNNTFINNVPRNYNNPERGSIWAALGSNLTDENNTFVNSPYMLMPGIENDCEDKGVKE, encoded by the coding sequence ATGCATATTTCAGATTTTAACAAACCGATTATAAAAACCGAAATCAACGCAAATGCTTTTGGCATTACCACAGACAAAGCCTTTGACGCATCGCTTTTACAAAATGCCATTAACCATTGTAAGGAAAATGGCATTGACCGTCTGACTGTTGACCCCGGCATATACCGCATTACCATCCAAAAGCCCCTTGAAATTTTTGATATGCACAATTTTGAACTCAACGGCAACGGTGCGCGGTTTATATTTTACAGCCCCATCAACCATCTGCAGACCATGATGTATTTCAAGCTGGAAAATTGTTCAAATACACAAATCTGCAACTTAAATATCGACTGGGACTGGGAAACTGCACCCTTAGCCAGCCTTGTAAAAGTGGTAAAACGCACACCCGAATTTGTGGATCTTGAATACATGGAAGAAAGACCGCTTCCCGACACTTCGCTTTTTATCACCTTAAACCAGGTCAACCCCGAAACCTTTACTCCCGGTGTGGAGGATGGCACCGAATACATAGGTCCCAAGCGTTTTTCGGAAGAGCCTTTTACAAAACGGGAAAAAATTTCGGAAAAGGTGTATCGCTGTCACTTAGACCCGACCACTTTAAATGACCGCTATTTTAAGGAGGGCACTTTCTATCTGGTGCGCCACTTTGTATATAACGGCGGATGCTTTACCTTAAAAAATTGCGAACATATTTCGCTTACCGATGTGACCATTTACTCCATTCCGGGCTTTGGTCTGCATGTAAGCGGACACAGCCATCATTTGCTGTTCCACCGCTTTAAAATCACCCTGCCTGACTTTGAAAAACGCTATATCACCGCAACGGTTGACGGCGTACATGTAACCCGAAGTGATGGTTACATGCTGTTTGAAGAATGCGATTTAGGTTATCAGGGAGATGACTGCATCAACATTCATACCTGGGTGGAAATGGGCGTAGAAAAGCTATCTGCCGACACTTTCAGATACAAAAACACCAAATACTCCGCAGACAAACAAGGCGAGCTGTTGGAATTCAGAAACGGAGATTTATCCCCTACCGGCTTTTTCGCTACCATTTTAAATATCAAACAGCAGGACGGCTGGTCTGTACTCACCTTAGACAAAGAAATTCCCGATTCCATAAAACCCGACTCGGTTATCTTCAACCGCTCGTACGATTCGGGACATTATGAAATCCGCAACTGCTATTTCCATGAAACCCGTGCCCGGGGCATTTTAGCCCAGGCAGACAACGGCATCATTGAAAACTGCACATTTTATCGGATTCAGGGTGCCGCCATTCAGATTGAAACGGGTGCCAGTCCGCTCTGGTCAGAAGGGATGGGCGTTGAAAACCTGATGATACGCAACAACAAAATCAAAGAGTGCGACATCAACGACTGGGACAAGGGTGTCATCTACATGAGTACCTTCCTGCCTGCAGGTATCCCGATTCAGAACACCAAGCATCCCAATCCCACCACAACAGTCGGCGATTCAGGTGCAGATTTCAGAACCGCATATCCCATGTTCAAAAACATTACCTTTGAAAACAACACCATTGAAGAGTATCCCCGTCGTGCCATGATTTTAACGTCCTTTGATGGTGTACACCTGAAAAACAATACATTTATAAATAATGTACCGCGCAACTACAACAATCCCGAGCGCGGAAGCATCTGGGCAGCCTTAGGAAGCAACCTTACCGACGAAAACAACACATTTGTAAACTCCCCATACATGCTAATGCCGGGGATTGAAAACGATTGCGAAGATAAAGGGGTAAAAGAATGA
- a CDS encoding MATE family efflux transporter, whose product MGVMPINKLLITMSLPMIVSMMVQALYNVVDSIFVAQISENALTAVSLAFPVQNLMIAVATGTGVGVNSLVAKNLGAKKPEEANRIATNGVILAFVSYLVFLLIGLTCSKVFFTAQTDVKEIVDNGFWYMLICCVASFGVFGQIIFERLLQATGKTVLSMCTQGLGAVVNLVLDPILIFGWLGLPAMGVAGAALATVIGQIAAFFFGMFLNRRCNKEIHVSLRKYKPDAKSIKQIYGIGYPSIIMQSIGSVMTFGFNKILIAFTETAATVFGVYFKLQSFIFMPVFGVNNGLVPVFSFNYGAQNRKRMMQALKVATLYAMGFMVFGIFMFQVFPTQLLGMFNASEEMLKIGVPAMRIICLSYVFAGFCITVGSAFQALGKGLYSMLVSVARQLIVLLPAAYLLSLTGNVNMVWWSYPIAELASLGMTVWYLVKIYKAVISKIPLESK is encoded by the coding sequence ATGGGCGTTATGCCCATCAACAAGCTGTTAATCACCATGTCACTTCCCATGATTGTTTCCATGATGGTGCAGGCACTTTACAACGTGGTAGACAGTATATTTGTAGCACAAATCAGTGAAAATGCGTTAACTGCCGTTTCACTGGCTTTCCCGGTACAAAACTTAATGATTGCAGTGGCAACCGGTACGGGTGTGGGTGTCAATTCTTTGGTTGCAAAGAATTTAGGTGCCAAAAAGCCGGAAGAAGCAAACCGTATTGCAACCAATGGCGTTATTCTGGCATTTGTCAGCTATCTGGTGTTTTTGCTGATTGGTCTTACCTGTTCAAAGGTGTTTTTTACGGCACAGACCGATGTAAAAGAAATTGTGGACAACGGCTTTTGGTATATGCTGATTTGTTGTGTGGCATCTTTTGGTGTGTTTGGACAGATTATATTTGAACGATTACTGCAGGCAACAGGCAAAACGGTGCTTTCTATGTGTACCCAGGGCTTAGGCGCGGTGGTGAACCTGGTTTTAGACCCGATTTTGATTTTCGGCTGGTTGGGACTGCCTGCCATGGGCGTTGCGGGTGCGGCACTTGCAACGGTTATCGGGCAGATTGCGGCGTTTTTCTTCGGCATGTTTTTAAATCGCAGATGCAACAAGGAAATCCATGTTTCTTTACGGAAATACAAGCCGGATGCAAAGAGCATCAAGCAGATTTACGGCATCGGATATCCGTCCATAATCATGCAGTCTATCGGATCTGTCATGACCTTTGGCTTTAACAAAATTTTGATTGCCTTTACCGAAACAGCGGCAACCGTGTTTGGTGTATACTTTAAACTGCAAAGCTTTATCTTTATGCCGGTGTTTGGGGTAAACAATGGTTTGGTGCCTGTGTTCAGCTTTAACTACGGCGCGCAAAACCGCAAACGTATGATGCAGGCATTAAAGGTGGCAACCCTTTATGCCATGGGTTTTATGGTGTTTGGTATTTTTATGTTCCAGGTTTTCCCAACGCAACTTCTTGGTATGTTCAACGCATCGGAGGAAATGCTTAAAATCGGTGTGCCGGCAATGCGGATTATCTGCTTGAGCTATGTGTTTGCAGGCTTTTGCATCACGGTGGGTTCTGCATTTCAGGCGTTGGGCAAGGGACTGTATTCCATGCTGGTATCGGTGGCAAGACAGCTTATCGTATTGCTTCCGGCTGCATATTTGTTGTCACTTACGGGAAATGTCAATATGGTATGGTGGTCGTATCCGATTGCCGAACTTGCCTCCCTTGGCATGACCGTTTGGTATTTGGTAAAAATTTATAAGGCGGTTATTTCCAAAATACCGCTTGAATCTAAATAA
- a CDS encoding Mrp/NBP35 family ATP-binding protein produces the protein MSECTHNCETCTANCGSAGEKPAPESFLEKPNELSSIKKVIGVVSGKGGVGKSLVTSLLAIAMQRKGFKCGIMDADITGPSIPKAFGITEKAQGTENALLPVTSKTGIDIMSLNLLLQDETQPVVWRGPVIGGVVKQFWTDVIWNDVDFLFVDMPPGTGDVPLTVFQSIPVDGIVVVTSPQELVTMVVAKAVNMAKMMNIPILGLVENMSYFECPDCGKKHSIYGESHLEEVAEKFGIADVARIPIDPKVAAAVDQGMIELTNGEWVYELSDKIEAKMK, from the coding sequence ATGAGTGAATGTACACATAACTGCGAAACTTGCACCGCAAACTGCGGCAGTGCAGGTGAAAAACCGGCTCCCGAAAGCTTTTTGGAAAAGCCCAACGAGCTGAGCAGCATCAAAAAGGTTATCGGTGTTGTAAGCGGTAAGGGGGGCGTTGGTAAATCTTTGGTTACTTCGCTTCTTGCCATTGCAATGCAGAGAAAAGGCTTTAAGTGCGGTATCATGGATGCCGACATCACAGGTCCTTCCATTCCGAAGGCTTTTGGTATTACTGAAAAGGCGCAGGGAACTGAAAATGCTCTTTTGCCCGTAACCAGTAAAACCGGTATTGACATTATGTCCTTAAACCTTTTGTTGCAGGATGAAACCCAGCCGGTGGTATGGCGCGGTCCCGTTATCGGCGGTGTAGTAAAGCAGTTCTGGACAGATGTTATCTGGAACGATGTGGACTTTTTGTTTGTGGATATGCCTCCCGGAACAGGTGACGTTCCGCTGACCGTGTTCCAGTCCATTCCGGTAGACGGTATTGTAGTTGTAACCTCGCCCCAGGAACTGGTAACCATGGTTGTGGCAAAGGCTGTAAACATGGCAAAGATGATGAATATCCCGATTTTAGGTCTTGTGGAAAACATGTCTTATTTCGAATGCCCCGACTGCGGTAAAAAGCATTCTATCTATGGTGAAAGCCATTTAGAAGAGGTTGCCGAGAAGTTTGGCATTGCAGATGTTGCAAGAATTCCGATTGACCCGAAGGTTGCGGCAGCTGTGGATCAGGGCATGATTGAACTGACCAACGGCGAATGGGTATATGAATTATCCGACAAGATTGAAGCAAAGATGAAATAA
- a CDS encoding DUF4432 family protein has translation MTKQELLKHVGSVEQIGGITDYTLNDGKGKGVRVIEINTGTVRVSVLPDRCMDIANAFYKAHAVSWISKTGITAPAFYEKDGLSWLRGFYGGLLTTCGLKNLGKPTENCGLHGRMANTPAEKVSVFADWVGDEYVMSVSGQMRESVVFGENLVLKRTISTKLFLDEITVEDTIVNLGFETEDVAICYHCNFGYPLVREGAKMVNVQPEIANIPAPIHGKEEECHAVMHTGEVATAGIENGEIGAYITYERNTLPEFLVWKMPGESEYVVGLEPRTTNLGGDSIAEQNAFVKVNPFEEYKTKLTFSFKTL, from the coding sequence ATGACAAAACAGGAGTTGTTAAAGCATGTCGGCTCGGTGGAGCAGATTGGCGGTATAACGGATTATACCTTAAATGACGGCAAAGGAAAAGGCGTCAGAGTGATTGAAATCAACACCGGTACGGTGCGGGTTTCGGTTTTGCCTGACCGCTGTATGGACATCGCGAATGCGTTTTACAAGGCGCACGCGGTAAGTTGGATTTCCAAAACCGGCATTACGGCACCTGCTTTTTATGAAAAGGACGGCTTAAGCTGGCTTCGGGGCTTTTACGGTGGGCTTTTAACCACCTGCGGTCTGAAAAATCTGGGAAAACCGACGGAAAATTGCGGATTACATGGCAGAATGGCAAATACCCCTGCCGAAAAGGTGAGTGTGTTTGCAGACTGGGTCGGCGATGAATATGTGATGTCCGTTTCGGGACAAATGCGCGAAAGCGTAGTATTCGGCGAAAATCTGGTTTTAAAACGTACCATCAGTACAAAACTGTTTTTGGATGAAATTACGGTGGAAGATACCATTGTGAATTTGGGCTTTGAAACCGAAGATGTTGCCATTTGCTATCATTGTAATTTCGGCTATCCGCTGGTACGCGAGGGCGCAAAAATGGTTAATGTTCAGCCTGAAATTGCAAATATTCCGGCTCCTATTCACGGCAAAGAGGAAGAATGTCATGCGGTAATGCACACGGGTGAAGTGGCAACTGCCGGCATTGAAAACGGTGAGATTGGTGCATATATTACTTATGAACGCAACACACTTCCCGAATTTTTAGTATGGAAAATGCCGGGTGAGAGTGAGTATGTGGTCGGCTTAGAGCCGCGCACCACAAATCTTGGCGGTGACAGCATTGCAGAACAGAATGCGTTTGTAAAGGTTAACCCCTTTGAAGAATACAAAACCAAGCTGACCTTCAGTTTTAAGACATTATGA
- a CDS encoding PIG-L family deacetylase, giving the protein MKILMIGAHQDDNEFERGGLASKLLKKGHDVRFLSMCNGCGGHHILSPEETTATRAKESAAVAKFLGITYDVWDVDDCNLVADLPTRKRTIRYIREYNPDLIISHRPNDYMADHRAVAQLVQDASYLLTVPHECADVPAMRFMPVIMYSEDKFSNPVFRPDVLVDVDDEIDIKLQIANLNVCQVYEWLPYTYGEEVPEGAEARFEWLKGMEVTADTTDEEVMAAPRGYMPRYAKTAARFRKELIEQFGEEKGSKIRFAEAYEVCEYGKPLSEEMKKELFR; this is encoded by the coding sequence ATGAAAATTTTAATGATTGGTGCGCATCAGGATGACAACGAATTTGAAAGAGGCGGTTTAGCTTCCAAGCTTTTGAAAAAAGGACATGACGTTCGCTTTTTAAGTATGTGTAACGGCTGTGGCGGGCATCATATTTTAAGTCCTGAAGAGACTACGGCAACCCGTGCAAAGGAATCTGCGGCAGTGGCAAAGTTTTTGGGGATTACCTATGATGTTTGGGATGTGGATGACTGTAATTTAGTTGCGGATTTGCCCACCAGAAAACGTACCATCCGTTATATCCGCGAATACAATCCCGATTTGATTATTTCACACCGTCCCAATGACTACATGGCAGACCACAGAGCGGTGGCACAGCTGGTGCAGGATGCGTCTTATCTTCTGACTGTCCCGCACGAATGTGCAGATGTACCTGCAATGCGATTTATGCCGGTTATTATGTACAGCGAAGACAAGTTTTCAAATCCCGTATTCCGCCCCGATGTGTTGGTGGATGTGGACGATGAAATTGATATTAAATTACAGATTGCAAACTTAAATGTTTGTCAGGTTTACGAATGGTTGCCCTATACCTACGGCGAAGAAGTGCCTGAAGGTGCAGAGGCACGTTTTGAATGGCTTAAGGGTATGGAAGTGACTGCAGATACTACCGACGAAGAGGTTATGGCAGCACCCCGCGGTTATATGCCCAGATACGCCAAAACTGCGGCACGTTTCAGAAAAGAACTGATTGAACAGTTTGGTGAAGAAAAGGGGTCTAAAATCCGTTTTGCGGAAGCTTATGAGGTTTGTGAATACGGCAAGCCCTTAAGTGAAGAAATGAAAAAGGAGCTGTTCCGTT